A stretch of Bos mutus isolate GX-2022 chromosome 8, NWIPB_WYAK_1.1, whole genome shotgun sequence DNA encodes these proteins:
- the SOX7 gene encoding transcription factor SOX-7 has translation MASLLGTYPWPEGLECPALEAELSDGLSPPAAPRPPGDKGSESRIRRPMNAFMVWAKDERKRLAVQNPDLHNAELSKMLGKSWKALTLSQKRPYVDEAERLRLQHMQDYPNYKYRPRRKKQAKRLCKRVDPGFLLSSLSRDQNSLPEKRGGCRGAPGEKEDRGEYSPGSALPGLRGCFHDGPAGGSGGGGTPGSVDAYPYGLPTPPEMSPLDVLEPEQTFFSSPCQEDHAHSRRIAHLPGPPYSPEYAPNPLHCGHPLGSLALGQSSGVSMMSTVPGCPPSPAYYSQAAYPPLHSNLHAHLGQLSPPPEHPGFEALDQLSQVELLGDMDRNEFDQYLNTPGHPDSAAGALSAQGAVSQVTPTGPTETSLISVLADATATYYNSYSVS, from the exons ATGGCCTCGCTGCTAGGAACTTACCCGTGGCCTGAGGGTCTCGAGTGCCCTGCCCTGGAAGCCGAGCTGTCGGACGGGCTGTCGCCGCCGGCCGCCCCCCGCCCGCCGGGGGACAAGGGCTCGGAGAGCCGTATCCGGCGGCCCATGAACGCCTTCATGGTGTGGGCCAAGGACGAGAGGAAACGTCTGGCGGTGCAGAACCCGGACCTGCACAACGCGGAGCTCAGCAAGATGCTGG GAAAGTCGTGGAAGGCGCTGACGCTGTCCCAGAAGAGGCCCTACGTGGACGAGGCGGAGCGGCTGCGACTGCAGCACATGCAGGACTACCCCAACTACAAGTACCGGCCACGCAGGAAGAAGCAAGCCAAGCGCCTGTGCAAGCGCGTGGACCCAGGCTTCCTGCTCAGCTCGCTCTCCCGCGACCAGAACTCCCTGCCCGAGAAGCGGGGCGGCTGCCGGGGGGCGCCAGGGGAGAAGGAGGACCGGGGTGAGTACTCTCCGGGCTCCGCGCTGCCCGGCCTGCGGGGCTGCTTCCACGACGGCCCGgccggcggcagcggcggcggcggcacccCGGGCAGCGTGGACGCGTACCCCTACGGGCTGCCCACCCCGCCGGAGATGTCACCCTTGGACGTGCTGGAGCCGGAGCAGACCTTCTTCTCCTCCCCTTGCCAGGAGGACCATGCGCACTCCCGCCGCATCGCCCACCTGCCGGGGCCCCCCTACTCCCCGGAGTACGCCCCCAACCCCCTCCACTGCGGCCACCCCCTGGGCTCCCTGGCCCTCGGTCAGTCCTCGGGCGTCTCTATGATGTCCACCGTGCCTGGCTGTCCCCCGTCTCCAGCCTATTACTCCCAGGCCGCCTACCCGCCTCTCCACTCCAACCTGCACGCCCACCTGGGCCAGCTCTCCCCGCCTCCCGAGCATCCCGGCTTCGAAGCCCTGGATCAGCTGAGCCAGGTGGAACTCCTGGGGGACATGGATCGCAATGAATTCGACCAGTACTTGAACACTCCTGGCCACCCAGACTCTGCCGCTGGGGCCCTCAGCGCGCAGGGCGCGGTCTCTCAGGTGACACCGACGGGCCCCACAGAGACCAGCCTCATTTCCGTGCTGGCTGATGCCACGGCCACGTACTACAACAGCTACAGTGTGTCATAG